In Neorhizobium galegae, the following proteins share a genomic window:
- a CDS encoding SUF system Fe-S cluster assembly protein produces the protein MAADETELKWDAREGLIQSAIPADELARLSDDVIGALKTVYDPEIPADIFELGLIYKIDIEDDRMVKIMMTLTAPGCPVAGEMPGWVENAVGAVEGVSGVEVEMTFDPPWTPERMSEEAQVAVGWY, from the coding sequence ATGGCCGCCGATGAAACGGAATTGAAGTGGGATGCCCGCGAAGGACTGATCCAATCCGCCATCCCGGCCGATGAGTTGGCGCGACTGAGCGACGACGTGATCGGAGCGCTGAAAACGGTCTATGATCCGGAAATCCCTGCCGACATCTTCGAACTCGGTCTGATCTACAAGATCGACATCGAGGACGACCGCATGGTGAAGATCATGATGACGCTGACGGCACCCGGCTGCCCGGTCGCCGGCGAAATGCCGGGCTGGGTGGAAAATGCCGTCGGCGCCGTCGAAGGCGTGTCCGGCGTCGAAGTCGAGATGACCTTCGATCCGCCGTGGACGCCGGAGCGCATGTCCGAAGAGGCCCAGGTGGCTGTCGGCTGGTATTGA
- the sufA gene encoding Fe-S cluster assembly scaffold SufA, whose product MGFAIMTMTDAAATRVKQLVANSGPEAKGLRVGIKKGGCAGMEYTVDLVAEPNAKDDRIEHDGASVWIEPSAVLYLLGTQMDFEVTQMRSGFTFVNPNQTSACGCGESVELKPADLAALAKQREAEVHA is encoded by the coding sequence ATGGGCTTCGCCATTATGACCATGACCGATGCCGCCGCGACCCGCGTCAAGCAGCTCGTCGCCAATTCCGGACCGGAGGCCAAGGGCCTGCGTGTCGGGATCAAGAAGGGCGGCTGCGCCGGCATGGAATACACGGTCGATCTCGTCGCCGAACCCAATGCCAAGGACGACAGGATCGAGCACGACGGCGCGAGCGTCTGGATCGAGCCTTCCGCCGTGCTTTATCTCCTCGGCACCCAGATGGATTTCGAAGTCACGCAGATGCGTTCGGGCTTCACCTTCGTCAATCCAAACCAGACGTCTGCCTGCGGCTGCGGCGAGTCGGTCGAGCTGAAGCCTGCGGATCTCGCTGCGCTCGCAAAGCAGCGCGAAGCCGAAGTCCACGCCTGA
- a CDS encoding GntR family transcriptional regulator, with the protein MAAEAELLSRQAYRRLETLIVTMKLPPGALVTEKQLIGLAGQGRTPVREAIQKLEWQGLMRVRPRVGLQVTEIIESDHDSIMQVRRQLEPVAAALVAEHASDEQRSALLDCAKAMGAAAATGDIHGFLDADKRFDEALEEACPNRFLTSALAPLQTHTRRRWFSTASIERLDQAVTQHVAVIRAIRAGDVDAARRAMETLLDYMTNS; encoded by the coding sequence ATGGCAGCCGAAGCAGAATTGCTCAGCAGACAGGCCTACCGTCGGCTTGAAACCCTGATCGTCACCATGAAGCTGCCGCCCGGCGCGCTGGTTACGGAAAAGCAGCTCATCGGCCTTGCGGGCCAAGGCCGCACGCCAGTGCGCGAAGCGATCCAGAAACTCGAATGGCAGGGATTGATGCGGGTGCGCCCGCGCGTCGGGCTGCAGGTCACCGAGATCATCGAGAGCGACCACGACAGCATCATGCAGGTGCGGCGCCAGCTCGAACCGGTTGCAGCAGCCTTGGTGGCGGAACATGCCAGCGATGAGCAACGCAGCGCCCTGCTCGACTGCGCCAAAGCAATGGGTGCCGCAGCGGCGACCGGTGACATTCACGGCTTCCTGGATGCCGACAAGCGTTTCGACGAAGCCCTTGAGGAGGCCTGCCCCAACCGGTTCCTGACCTCGGCGCTGGCACCGCTCCAGACCCATACGCGGCGGCGGTGGTTTTCGACGGCCTCTATCGAACGGCTGGATCAGGCGGTGACCCAGCATGTCGCCGTTATCCGCGCCATCCGTGCGGGCGACGTCGACGCTGCGCGAAGAGCGATGGAGACGCTCCTCGACTATATGACGAATTCATAA
- a CDS encoding ABC transporter permease: protein MFFETAKLAWRAISRNMLRSFLTVLGVVIGVAAVIAMVTVGNGTTAKVQAELSRLGTNTLFVRPGQWGPGRASSEAKRFNDKDVLAIQEQVTGLRAVAPVNRGTATVIAGGANHSSSVIGTNNDYLIAQDWDLSLGRSFLANEDRGSQAACIIGETVRKELFGAANPVGQNIRVSNVACPVVGVLAVKGQSGMGDDQDDTVIMPLKLHQRRIGGTTTISSIILSAQDGVATTKVQSDVESLLRERRRIAIGREDDFSVNDMSQIAAAMTGTTVLLTGLLGAVAAVSLLVGGIGIMNIMLVSVTERTREIGIRLAIGALERQVLTQFLVEAVMLSIFGGVSGIIAGLALAYGVVSFLGVPFVASPTIILLAFAFSAAIGMVFGYFPARRAAQLNPIEALRHE from the coding sequence ATGTTCTTTGAGACGGCGAAACTGGCGTGGCGGGCGATCAGCCGCAACATGCTGCGTTCCTTCCTCACCGTGCTCGGCGTGGTCATCGGCGTGGCAGCGGTCATCGCCATGGTGACGGTCGGCAACGGCACGACGGCGAAGGTGCAGGCCGAACTTTCTCGCCTCGGCACCAACACGCTGTTCGTCCGTCCGGGTCAATGGGGACCGGGACGCGCCAGCAGCGAGGCCAAGCGCTTCAACGACAAGGATGTCCTGGCGATCCAGGAACAGGTGACCGGGCTTCGCGCAGTGGCGCCCGTGAACCGCGGCACGGCGACCGTGATTGCAGGAGGCGCCAATCATTCGTCGAGCGTGATCGGCACCAACAACGATTATCTCATTGCCCAGGATTGGGACCTCTCGCTCGGCCGGTCGTTCCTCGCCAACGAGGACCGCGGCAGCCAGGCTGCCTGCATCATCGGCGAGACCGTGCGCAAGGAACTCTTCGGCGCGGCCAACCCGGTCGGACAGAATATCCGCGTCAGCAATGTCGCCTGCCCGGTGGTCGGCGTGCTCGCCGTCAAGGGCCAGTCGGGCATGGGCGACGACCAGGACGACACGGTCATCATGCCCTTGAAACTGCACCAGCGGCGGATCGGCGGCACGACGACGATCAGCAGCATCATCCTGTCGGCGCAGGACGGCGTGGCGACCACAAAAGTCCAGTCGGACGTCGAAAGCCTGCTGCGCGAACGGCGCAGGATCGCCATCGGCCGCGAGGATGACTTCTCGGTCAACGACATGTCGCAGATCGCCGCCGCGATGACCGGCACGACGGTGCTGCTGACCGGCCTGCTCGGCGCTGTCGCGGCCGTGAGCCTGCTGGTCGGCGGCATCGGCATCATGAACATCATGCTGGTTTCGGTCACCGAACGCACCCGCGAGATCGGCATTCGCCTGGCGATCGGCGCCCTTGAGCGGCAGGTGCTGACGCAGTTCCTCGTCGAAGCGGTGATGCTGTCGATCTTCGGCGGCGTCAGCGGCATCATTGCCGGCCTTGCGCTTGCCTATGGCGTCGTCAGCTTCCTCGGCGTGCCCTTCGTCGCCAGCCCGACAATCATCCTGCTTGCTTTCGCCTTCTCGGCGGCGATCGGCATGGTGTTCGGGTATTTCCCGGCCCGGCGCGCGGCGCAGCTCAATCCGATCGAAGCGCTCCGCCACGAATGA
- a CDS encoding ABC transporter ATP-binding protein — protein MPLPPIIAFRQVSKFYGHGEATIRALDHIDLSITAGEFVSIMGPSGSGKSTAMNIIGGLDMPSSGEYLFQGIPTSGFDRAQLTLLRRHMLGFVFQGFNLLARTSAVENVELPLVYRGMDHRERRKRALIALEQVGLKGREGHTTQELSGGQQQRVAIARAIVTDPAVLLADEPTGNLDTKTSAEIMELITRLNRDNGITVIMVTHEEDIAAYGKRLLRFVDGRLASDQAQVKEHDHVL, from the coding sequence ATGCCGCTCCCTCCCATCATCGCCTTCAGACAGGTCTCGAAGTTCTACGGGCACGGCGAAGCGACGATCCGTGCTCTCGATCATATCGACCTGTCGATCACGGCGGGCGAGTTCGTATCGATCATGGGGCCGTCCGGTTCCGGCAAGTCCACTGCAATGAACATCATCGGCGGGCTCGACATGCCCTCATCCGGTGAATATCTGTTCCAGGGCATTCCGACGAGCGGCTTCGACCGCGCGCAGCTGACGCTGCTGCGGCGTCACATGCTCGGCTTCGTCTTCCAGGGGTTCAACCTGCTTGCCCGCACATCCGCGGTCGAGAATGTCGAACTGCCGCTCGTCTATCGCGGCATGGATCACCGCGAGCGGCGCAAGCGCGCACTCATCGCGCTGGAACAGGTGGGCCTCAAGGGGCGCGAGGGCCACACGACCCAGGAACTGTCGGGCGGCCAGCAGCAGCGCGTGGCGATCGCGCGTGCCATCGTCACCGATCCCGCCGTGCTGCTCGCCGACGAACCGACCGGCAATCTCGACACCAAAACCAGCGCCGAGATCATGGAATTGATCACCCGGCTCAATCGCGACAACGGCATTACCGTGATCATGGTCACCCATGAGGAGGATATCGCTGCCTATGGCAAGCGGCTCCTGCGCTTCGTCGACGGACGCCTCGCCTCCGATCAGGCGCAGGTGAAGGAGCACGACCATGTTCTTTGA
- a CDS encoding efflux RND transporter periplasmic adaptor subunit, whose translation MNVQNTPDPATKTSGTPDLAAILATSGNQRKKRRWVWPTVLIVVVAAAAGAYSYFGSSGPRYDYTTQPAKRGGLSVIVTATGSVQPTDQVDISSELSGTVRKVHVSYNSAVKQGDVLAELDTNKQEADVQSARAQLASARANVLKAEAEAASAKNSFDRLTGLVSNRISTQQELDAAKFTYDSALATKAVNEASVLSAEANLRLSELNLLKLRIVSPIDGIVLTRDVDPGATVASSLNAPVLFTIAGDLKRMELQVAVDEADVGHVQEGQSAKFSVDAYPDRNFPATIQAVRFASETVSNVVTYKAILTVDNADLLLRPGMTATADITVQSVTDALLVPNAALRYSPPTTARSRGNFLTRLFAPPRPRGNRGGDSTSSAGRAVWVLRAGVPTRVQVETGPTDGQFTVLKSGEVKQGDLLITDAVARAS comes from the coding sequence TTGAACGTGCAGAACACCCCCGACCCGGCAACAAAGACCAGCGGCACGCCCGATCTCGCCGCGATCCTGGCCACTTCGGGAAACCAGCGCAAGAAGCGCCGCTGGGTCTGGCCGACGGTCCTTATCGTTGTCGTTGCCGCCGCGGCAGGCGCCTACAGCTATTTCGGCAGCAGCGGCCCACGCTACGACTACACCACCCAGCCGGCAAAGCGCGGCGGCCTCTCGGTCATCGTCACGGCGACCGGCTCGGTCCAGCCGACCGATCAGGTGGACATATCGAGCGAACTGTCCGGCACCGTCCGCAAGGTCCATGTCAGCTATAATAGCGCCGTCAAGCAGGGCGATGTGCTCGCCGAACTCGACACCAACAAGCAGGAAGCGGACGTTCAGAGCGCCCGCGCCCAGCTCGCTTCGGCAAGGGCCAACGTGCTGAAGGCCGAAGCGGAAGCCGCCTCGGCCAAAAACTCCTTCGACCGCCTGACCGGTCTCGTCAGCAACCGCATTTCCACCCAGCAAGAGCTCGACGCCGCGAAATTCACCTATGATTCGGCACTCGCCACCAAGGCCGTCAACGAGGCGTCGGTTCTTTCCGCCGAAGCCAATCTGCGGCTCTCGGAGCTCAACCTTCTGAAGCTCAGGATCGTTTCGCCGATCGATGGAATCGTGCTGACCCGCGACGTGGATCCGGGCGCCACTGTCGCATCCTCGCTCAATGCGCCGGTGCTCTTCACCATCGCCGGCGACCTGAAGCGCATGGAACTGCAGGTCGCCGTCGACGAGGCGGATGTCGGCCACGTCCAGGAAGGCCAGTCGGCGAAATTCTCGGTCGACGCCTATCCCGATCGCAACTTTCCGGCCACCATCCAGGCGGTGCGCTTCGCCTCCGAAACCGTCTCCAACGTCGTCACCTACAAGGCAATCCTGACGGTCGACAACGCCGATCTGCTGCTGCGTCCCGGCATGACGGCAACTGCGGACATCACCGTGCAATCGGTCACCGACGCGCTCCTCGTGCCGAACGCGGCGCTGCGCTACTCGCCGCCGACGACGGCGCGCAGCCGCGGCAATTTCCTCACCCGGCTCTTCGCACCGCCCCGTCCGCGCGGCAATCGCGGTGGCGACAGTACCTCGAGTGCAGGCCGTGCCGTCTGGGTCTTGCGCGCCGGCGTGCCGACACGGGTTCAGGTCGAGACCGGCCCGACCGACGGACAGTTCACCGTGCTGAAATCCGGCGAGGTCAAGCAAGGCGATCTGCTGATCACGGACGCCGTCGCCCGCGCGAGCTGA
- a CDS encoding DUF2171 domain-containing protein, with protein MIDAARIKEHAEVIGADGAHVGTVDRVEGSRIKLTRKDSGEGGHRGHHHFIPLELVADIEGDRVRLSAAGDVAVTFEEEEGGKAVH; from the coding sequence ATGATCGATGCTGCAAGAATCAAGGAACACGCCGAAGTCATTGGCGCGGATGGCGCCCATGTTGGAACGGTCGACCGCGTCGAAGGTAGCCGTATCAAGCTGACCAGGAAGGACAGTGGCGAGGGCGGCCATCGAGGCCACCATCACTTCATTCCGCTGGAACTGGTCGCCGATATCGAAGGCGACAGAGTTCGTCTTTCGGCAGCCGGCGATGTCGCGGTGACATTCGAAGAGGAAGAGGGCGGCAAGGCCGTTCATTGA
- a CDS encoding NADPH-dependent FMN reductase, whose protein sequence is MARPKIAIIISSTRDVRFGDKPAQWIYETASKRDDMEFEIVDLRDFPLPFFNEKASNAWVPTENEVGQRWQKKVAEFDGYIFVIAEYNRSITAALKNALDYSYPEWNRKPAAAVGYGSVGGARAVEHFRTIAVELQMVPTRPGVHIQGADFFAVWQQGKALSELAHLEPGVKTMLDDLSWWATALKTAREKA, encoded by the coding sequence ATGGCCAGGCCAAAGATTGCGATCATCATCAGCAGCACGCGTGACGTCCGGTTCGGCGACAAGCCGGCACAGTGGATTTATGAGACGGCATCCAAGCGCGACGATATGGAATTCGAGATCGTCGACCTGCGCGATTTCCCGCTGCCGTTCTTCAACGAAAAAGCTTCGAACGCCTGGGTCCCCACCGAGAACGAAGTCGGTCAGCGCTGGCAGAAGAAGGTCGCCGAATTCGACGGCTATATCTTCGTGATTGCCGAGTACAACCGCTCGATCACGGCCGCGCTCAAGAACGCGCTCGACTATTCCTATCCGGAATGGAACCGCAAGCCCGCGGCAGCCGTCGGTTACGGCAGCGTCGGCGGCGCCCGTGCGGTCGAACACTTCCGCACGATCGCTGTCGAGCTGCAGATGGTTCCGACCCGTCCGGGCGTGCATATCCAGGGCGCCGATTTCTTCGCGGTCTGGCAGCAGGGCAAGGCGCTGTCGGAACTCGCCCATCTGGAACCCGGCGTGAAGACCATGCTGGACGACCTTTCCTGGTGGGCAACGGCCCTCAAGACGGCCCGCGAAAAGGCCTGA
- a CDS encoding DegQ family serine endoprotease — translation MSNILRKHRIAALLSAAIVAVPLSVPVILGTNAAHAATTATTAAGSVSGIVAPGGSFAPIVSADKPAVVTITTTMKAQNVASDDSSSFDDNSPFDEQFRQFFGQQGIPMPRHMPQQRQAPRTEALGSGFVVTADGYIVTNNHVIDNAIDIKVTLDDGTDVPAKLIGADAKSDLAVIKINAPKPLATIAWGDSDKLNAGDQILAIGNPFGIGTTVTAGIVSARGRDLHSGPYDDFIQIDAPINHGNSGGPLVDLEGKIVGINTAIYSPNGGSVGVGFAIPSDQAQKVVAKLMKDGSIEHGFIGVQIQPVTADVASAIGLDKPEGALVANVNDDTPAAKAGIRTGDVITALGGQQIKSPRDLSRMVADLTPGAKEGLTVWRQGQSRNLSITVGGNEPDQQQASADNGDKSTQGAQRVPTIGIGLADLTPDIREALNLPRRENGAVIESVAPDKPAADAGLQPGDIIVSINQQPVKSAKEAKAAVAEAGKSGHKSVLFLIQRGENQTFVAVPFSIG, via the coding sequence ATGTCAAATATCCTTCGCAAACATCGGATCGCGGCACTTCTTAGCGCCGCCATCGTTGCGGTCCCGCTCTCCGTGCCGGTCATTCTCGGCACCAATGCGGCGCATGCAGCAACCACGGCAACAACTGCTGCCGGCTCCGTTTCCGGCATCGTCGCTCCGGGTGGTTCGTTCGCACCGATCGTTTCCGCCGACAAACCGGCCGTCGTCACCATTACCACCACGATGAAGGCGCAGAACGTCGCTTCGGATGACAGTTCGTCCTTCGACGACAATTCGCCATTCGACGAGCAGTTCCGGCAGTTCTTCGGCCAGCAGGGCATTCCCATGCCGCGCCATATGCCGCAGCAGCGTCAGGCTCCCCGGACCGAAGCTCTCGGCTCCGGCTTTGTCGTCACTGCCGACGGTTACATCGTCACCAACAATCACGTGATCGACAACGCGATCGATATCAAGGTGACGCTCGACGACGGCACCGACGTCCCGGCCAAGCTGATCGGCGCCGACGCGAAATCCGATCTCGCCGTCATCAAGATCAACGCGCCGAAGCCGCTGGCGACGATCGCCTGGGGCGATTCGGACAAGCTCAATGCCGGCGACCAGATTCTCGCGATCGGCAATCCGTTCGGCATCGGCACGACCGTCACCGCCGGCATCGTTTCGGCCCGCGGCCGCGATCTTCACAGCGGCCCCTATGACGATTTCATCCAGATCGATGCACCGATCAACCATGGCAATTCCGGCGGCCCGCTGGTCGATCTCGAGGGCAAGATCGTCGGTATCAACACGGCGATCTATTCCCCCAACGGCGGCAGCGTCGGCGTCGGCTTCGCCATCCCTTCCGACCAGGCCCAGAAGGTCGTCGCCAAGCTGATGAAGGACGGCTCGATCGAGCATGGCTTCATCGGAGTGCAGATCCAGCCGGTGACGGCGGATGTGGCGAGCGCCATAGGTCTCGACAAGCCGGAAGGCGCGCTGGTCGCCAATGTCAACGACGACACACCGGCAGCCAAGGCCGGCATCCGGACCGGCGACGTCATCACCGCGCTCGGCGGCCAGCAGATCAAGTCGCCGCGGGATCTGTCGCGCATGGTCGCCGACCTGACGCCCGGCGCCAAGGAGGGCCTGACCGTCTGGCGTCAGGGTCAAAGCCGCAATCTCAGCATCACGGTTGGCGGCAACGAACCCGACCAGCAGCAGGCTTCCGCCGACAATGGCGACAAGTCCACGCAGGGCGCCCAGCGCGTTCCGACCATCGGGATCGGTCTTGCCGACCTCACGCCGGATATCCGCGAGGCGCTCAACCTGCCGCGTCGGGAAAACGGCGCGGTAATCGAGAGCGTCGCCCCCGACAAGCCGGCTGCCGACGCCGGCCTACAGCCCGGAGATATCATCGTCTCGATCAACCAGCAGCCCGTCAAGTCGGCGAAGGAAGCCAAGGCGGCGGTCGCGGAAGCCGGCAAATCCGGGCACAAGTCCGTCCTGTTCCTCATCCAGCGTGGCGAGAACCAGACCTTCGTCGCCGTCCCCTTCTCGATCGGCTGA
- a CDS encoding cytochrome c biogenesis CcdA family protein — translation MSIAEISLLSALLAGALSFLSPCVLPLVPPYLCYMAGISVEQFRGGGGAAVIESRSGTRRAVLKSALFFTLGFATVFVALGAGASTIGVLLRQHLDLLSKLGGLIIIVMGLNFLGVFRIGLLAREARFQGGGQPATLSGAYVMGLAFAFGWTPCIGPVLGAILGVAASRDTVGEGAALLAIYSLGLAVPFWIAAGFSGAFMRFLTRFRRHLGMVEKVMGAFLVLTGLAFIFGFVTSAAIWFQQTFPILMQIG, via the coding sequence GTGTCGATTGCCGAAATATCCCTGCTGAGCGCGCTTCTTGCCGGCGCCCTATCGTTTCTCTCTCCCTGCGTGCTGCCCCTCGTGCCGCCTTATCTCTGTTATATGGCGGGCATTTCGGTCGAGCAGTTCCGCGGCGGCGGTGGTGCGGCGGTTATCGAATCGCGGAGCGGCACCCGCCGGGCGGTACTGAAGTCGGCGCTGTTCTTCACGCTCGGTTTCGCCACCGTCTTCGTGGCACTCGGGGCCGGCGCGTCGACGATCGGCGTGCTCTTGCGCCAGCATCTCGATCTGCTGTCCAAACTCGGCGGCCTGATCATCATCGTCATGGGACTGAATTTTCTGGGTGTTTTCCGGATAGGCCTTCTCGCCCGCGAGGCACGCTTCCAGGGCGGTGGCCAGCCGGCGACGCTCTCCGGCGCCTATGTCATGGGACTTGCCTTCGCTTTCGGCTGGACCCCCTGCATCGGCCCGGTGCTTGGCGCCATCCTCGGCGTTGCCGCATCCCGCGATACGGTCGGCGAGGGAGCGGCATTGCTCGCCATCTATTCGCTGGGCCTGGCCGTGCCGTTCTGGATCGCCGCCGGCTTCTCCGGTGCGTTCATGCGGTTCCTCACCCGCTTCCGCCGCCATCTGGGCATGGTCGAGAAGGTCATGGGAGCCTTCCTGGTTCTGACCGGGCTCGCTTTCATCTTCGGTTTCGTCACTTCGGCCGCAATCTGGTTCCAGCAGACCTTTCCAATCCTGATGCAAATCGGCTAA
- a CDS encoding AEC family transporter, which produces MADIIALLLPFFGLILIGYLAARVTKQPAEALGWMNTFIIYAALPALFFKLVSRTPVEQLTRADFIFGEIGATYLVFFVLFLIGFFLRRNSFADCTIQSFAGAYGNIGYMGPGLALLAFGEAAAVPVALIVCFENAAHFIVAPAMMAVAGGDKRPASQVAGDIVRKVVLHPFIISTALGFCFAAFAVQPPAAFQRLIDYLAQAAAPCALFAMGVTLALRPIKRVPVEISYIAVSKLILLPMTTYTVLSLIGNFDPVWIYSATLLSALPTATNVFVISQQYGVWQERASASILIITGASVATLPVLLYLINSGTLPPDLFP; this is translated from the coding sequence ATGGCCGATATCATTGCATTGCTGTTGCCCTTCTTCGGCCTGATCTTGATCGGCTATCTGGCCGCGAGAGTGACGAAACAGCCCGCTGAAGCGCTGGGCTGGATGAATACGTTCATCATCTACGCGGCCCTGCCGGCGCTGTTCTTCAAGCTCGTTTCCCGCACCCCGGTCGAGCAGCTGACCCGGGCCGACTTCATCTTCGGCGAGATCGGCGCAACCTACCTGGTCTTCTTCGTTCTCTTCCTGATAGGCTTCTTTTTGCGTCGCAATTCGTTCGCCGATTGCACCATCCAGTCGTTTGCCGGCGCCTACGGCAATATCGGCTATATGGGACCGGGTCTGGCGCTGCTCGCTTTCGGCGAGGCGGCAGCGGTGCCGGTGGCGCTGATCGTCTGCTTCGAGAACGCCGCGCATTTCATCGTAGCGCCTGCGATGATGGCGGTGGCCGGCGGCGACAAACGCCCAGCCAGCCAGGTGGCCGGCGATATCGTCCGGAAAGTCGTACTGCACCCGTTCATCATCTCGACGGCGCTCGGATTCTGCTTCGCGGCATTTGCCGTGCAGCCGCCTGCTGCCTTCCAGCGGCTCATCGATTACCTCGCTCAGGCGGCGGCCCCTTGCGCGCTGTTTGCCATGGGGGTGACGCTGGCGCTCCGGCCGATCAAGCGTGTGCCGGTGGAGATCAGCTATATCGCGGTCTCCAAGCTGATCCTGCTGCCGATGACGACCTATACGGTCCTGTCGCTGATCGGCAATTTCGATCCCGTGTGGATCTATTCCGCGACCTTGCTTTCGGCACTGCCGACGGCGACCAACGTTTTTGTCATCAGCCAGCAATACGGCGTCTGGCAGGAGAGGGCGTCGGCCAGCATCCTGATCATCACCGGCGCCTCAGTGGCGACACTGCCGGTGCTGCTCTACCTCATCAACTCCGGAACGTTACCGCCGGATCTCTTTCCGTAA
- a CDS encoding UbiH/UbiF family hydroxylase, giving the protein MQHFEIAVVGGGLSGSVAALALARAGRKVALIAPPSEKADERTTALMDQSIRFLERLGVWEDIAPSAAPLSVMQIIDGTKRLLRAPTAQFRAQDVGLYAFGYNIPNRALSETLDAAVAAESNISKIAQSVETFDFSAERAMLTLSDGASISADFVAAADGRNSKARETAGIGVRRWSYPQSAAVLNFAHSLPHGNISTEFHTESGPFTQVPLPGLRSSLVWVVKPDEARRLVELPIEELSRLVEDRMQSMLGKVKVEGKAQAWPLSSLMAERFGKGRLALIGEAAHAFPPIGAQGLNLSLRDIIALSELLVATSDRPIAADAGDRFNRRRGPDIVSRTVGVDLLNRSLLSDFLPVQMLRAAGLHILTNAPPLRNLLMREGIEPGRGLRAVVDALRKEIRR; this is encoded by the coding sequence ATGCAGCATTTCGAGATTGCGGTGGTGGGCGGGGGACTTTCCGGATCGGTTGCCGCTCTGGCACTCGCGCGTGCCGGCCGCAAGGTAGCGCTGATCGCACCGCCATCCGAAAAGGCCGATGAACGCACGACCGCGCTGATGGACCAATCCATCCGTTTTCTCGAACGGCTTGGCGTCTGGGAGGACATTGCGCCTTCTGCCGCCCCGCTTTCGGTCATGCAGATCATCGACGGTACCAAACGGCTGCTCCGTGCACCGACGGCGCAATTCCGGGCGCAGGACGTCGGGCTCTACGCCTTCGGCTACAACATTCCCAACCGCGCGCTGTCGGAAACGCTGGATGCCGCCGTTGCCGCCGAATCCAATATCAGCAAAATCGCGCAAAGCGTCGAGACCTTCGACTTCTCGGCCGAACGAGCCATGCTGACGCTGTCGGACGGCGCCTCGATCAGTGCCGACTTCGTCGCCGCCGCCGATGGGCGCAATTCGAAGGCCCGTGAAACCGCCGGCATCGGCGTGCGCCGCTGGTCCTATCCACAATCGGCGGCAGTGTTGAATTTCGCCCATAGCCTGCCGCACGGCAATATCTCGACCGAATTCCATACCGAAAGCGGGCCGTTCACGCAGGTTCCCCTGCCGGGCCTGCGTTCCAGCCTCGTCTGGGTCGTGAAGCCGGATGAAGCCCGCCGTCTCGTCGAGCTTCCAATCGAGGAACTGTCGCGGCTGGTCGAAGACCGCATGCAATCGATGCTCGGCAAGGTGAAGGTCGAGGGCAAGGCGCAGGCATGGCCGCTTTCCAGCCTGATGGCGGAGCGGTTCGGCAAGGGTCGGCTGGCGCTGATCGGCGAGGCAGCGCATGCCTTTCCGCCGATCGGAGCGCAGGGCCTCAACCTGTCGCTGCGCGACATCATCGCGCTTTCGGAATTGCTTGTCGCCACCAGCGACCGCCCGATTGCAGCCGATGCCGGCGATCGCTTCAACCGGCGCCGCGGGCCGGATATCGTCAGCCGCACGGTCGGCGTCGATCTCCTCAACCGTTCGCTGCTGTCGGATTTCCTGCCCGTCCAGATGCTGCGCGCCGCCGGCCTGCACATCCTCACCAATGCGCCGCCGCTGCGCAATCTGCTGATGCGGGAAGGTATCGAACCGGGTCGGGGCCTGCGCGCCGTCGTCGATGCCTTACGGAAAGAGATCCGGCGGTAA